One Lycium barbarum isolate Lr01 chromosome 5, ASM1917538v2, whole genome shotgun sequence genomic window carries:
- the LOC132641257 gene encoding F-box/FBD/LRR-repeat protein At1g13570-like — MPPNGKRQQLSPPDVLSNILESVMDDILMRLPLRDAVRTSILSKKWRHNWCRLPQLRLDEALWKTKRDLTDLTSNFTKIIYHILTLHAGPITKFTLSIPHLDGCPNIDNFFYFLSRNDTQHLVLELPTGGNRYKLPSSFFTCLHLRHLTLNNTLFHPPPVFKGFERLISLELSNVTISSELLGSLISHCLLLEHLVLKDSHDSNPIEISAPKLRSFVLSGKIHLIHLKHVPLLSNVSYEPTEFSLETEHDLAKIFESIPAVENLRWEFSNQDANPGPIEVIPTRLPYALNCLKRLYLSRIFLQEFFEFSFALCLIRSSPNLEEIEIEACASSDEDFCEPVPRDAIDEIPASFSDMTFNHLRTVTIYDVAGGRAEMQLIKVLLAKSPALIRMVIKPCGMEDKKSFKILAEITKFQRASSKAEVVYNVD, encoded by the exons ATGCCTCCAAATGGCAAAAGGCAACAGTTATCTCCCCCCGATGTACTTAGCAACATTCTCGAGAGTGTAATGGATGACATCCTAATGAGATTGCCTTTACGAGATGCTGTAAGGACAAGCATCTTATCGAAGAAATGGAGACATAACTGGTGCAGACTTCCACAATTGAGGCTTGATGAAGCACTTTGGAAAACTAAAAGGGATCTAACAGACCTTACAAGTAACTTTACAAAGATTATCTACCACATTTTGACCCTTCATGCAGGACCAATTACAAAGTTTACCCTCTCCATTCCTCATTTGGATGGCTGTCCTAATATTGACAACTTTTTTTATTTCCTCTCTAGGAATGACACTCAGCATCTTGTTCTTGAACTCCCAACCGGGGGTAACCGATACAAATTGCCTTCTTCATTTTTCACATGTTTGCATTTGAGGCATTTGACTCTCAATAACACTTTATTTCATCCTCCACCAGTCTTTAAGGGATTTGAGAGGTTAATTAGCCTAGAATTAAGTAATGTCACAATTTCTTCTGAGTTGCTTGGAAGTTTAATCTCCCATTGCCTGTTGCTTGAGCATTTGGTGCTGAAAGACTCACATGATTCAAACCCCATAGAAATTAGTGCTCCCAAGCTGAGGTCATTTGTCTTATCTGGCAAAATACATTTGATACATCTAAAGCATGTCCCTCTTCTTTCCAATGTTTCATATGAGCCTACAGAATTTTCTTTAGAGACAGAACATGATCTTGCCAAGATTTTTGAGTCTATTCCTGCTGTTGAGAATCTCCGCTGGGAATTCAGTAACCAG GACGCGAATCCTGGACCGATTGAAGTAATACCAACAAGGCTTCCGTATGCTCTTAACTGCCTAAAACGCCTTTACCTATCTCGGATTTTTCTGCAAGAATTCTTTGAGTTTTCATTTGCTCTTTGCTTGATAAGAAGCTCCCCAAATTTAGAAGAAATTGAAATTGAG GCCTGCGCTAGTAGCGATGAGGACTTTTGTGAACCTGTGCCTCGGGATGCTATTGATGAGATTCCTGCAAGCTTCTCAGATATGACATTTAATCACTTGAGGACAGTTACGATTTACGATGTAGCAGGAGGAAGGGCTGAAATGCAGCTTATCAAGGTTTTATTGGCCAAGTCTCCGGCACTGATTAGAATGGTAATCAAGCCCTGTGGAATGGAAGATAAAAAATCATTCAAAATACTCGCGGAGATAACAAAATTTCAGCGGGCGTCATCTAAAGCAGAAGTTGTGTATAATGTAGATTAG